In one Vampirovibrionales bacterium genomic region, the following are encoded:
- a CDS encoding ATP-binding protein, whose product MLISSGMTLREAMALPDGDLLRNADSLFCQCDAGSALLAMITRRNADFMQWLKTTETAQREAAARVAAGAFGLAGIPDRFRNATWAAMRNRCGKDPEKQEALTLTYRLIQDGYIERGGVKKKSLLLWSKRRGTGKTYLATAVFKQGIKNRPGLWIWFHRLVESVRAGYNSDGDAYKLLAQARDIDVLMMDELGHNWRDDATAHTVEVLHSVLFYRHAYDMPTIFTSNKSPDELATMFGEEHWQRIGEMAAIVEMGGETLREIG is encoded by the coding sequence ATGTTGATTTCTAGCGGCATGACTCTGCGCGAAGCGATGGCGCTGCCGGATGGCGATTTGCTGCGCAACGCCGACTCGCTCTTTTGTCAGTGCGACGCCGGAAGCGCGCTGCTGGCGATGATCACGCGCCGCAACGCCGACTTCATGCAGTGGCTGAAGACCACCGAAACCGCACAGCGGGAAGCTGCCGCACGCGTGGCCGCCGGCGCGTTCGGGCTGGCCGGCATTCCAGATCGCTTCCGCAACGCGACCTGGGCGGCGATGCGCAACCGATGCGGGAAAGACCCGGAGAAGCAAGAGGCGTTGACGCTCACCTACCGGCTGATCCAGGACGGCTACATCGAGCGCGGCGGCGTCAAGAAGAAATCGCTCTTGCTGTGGTCGAAGCGGCGCGGCACAGGCAAGACGTACCTGGCGACAGCGGTCTTCAAGCAGGGGATCAAGAACCGGCCCGGCTTGTGGATTTGGTTTCATCGGCTGGTCGAGTCGGTGCGCGCCGGCTACAACAGCGACGGCGACGCCTACAAGCTGCTGGCGCAAGCGCGTGACATCGACGTGCTGATGATGGACGAATTGGGCCACAACTGGCGCGACGACGCCACCGCGCACACGGTCGAGGTGCTGCACAGCGTGCTGTTTTACCGGCACGCCTACGATATGCCGACGATCTTCACCAGCAACAAGTCGCCTGACGAATTGGCGACGATGTTTGGCGAGGAACATTGGCAGCGTATCGGGGAGATGGCGGCAATTGTGGAGATGGGCGGGGAAACGCTCAGGGAGATTGGGTGA